The sequence TAATACCACCTTGGTGAAAATAGCTTGGCCTGGCAATTGCTATTTTCAGATAAGTTTGGAAGCTCATGAGGTTCTAAAGCCAAGTCGTATTCCTTGCTCTAGAGAAATATTCCAGAGACTTACGTGGACCGTgtgacctcccccctccccctcccccgctcccagaTCCTCTGCACTTTGCAGAGAAAGCATAGCCCCCCAGGAACCGAGGCATTTTGGGGCAGCAGTCACGGCAGAGGGGGCTCCCCAGGCTGCGTGCCTCTAGTGTGGCGTGCATTCCTGCAGAGACCAGACCAGCCTCGCACCCTCACGGCAGTGGCCCAGACTGAGAAAGGTCTAGAAACTTatgcctggtatatagtaagcACTTAGTGAGTGCCGGGAATCTTAtcgcttctttttcttttcttttctttttttttttttttttaagtgtttatttattcttgaaggagagagaggcagaacgcaagcaggggaggggcagagagagaaggagacacagaatccaaagcaggctctgggcttcgagctgtcagcacagagcccgatgcggggctcgaactcacaaaccgcgagatcatgacctgagccgaagtcggacgtttaaccgactgagccacccaggcgccccttatcatTTCTTATTATCATCCCCAACACCATCGCCTCACCCCAGGTTCTCCTGTGGGGAAgccctgtctcttaaaaaataggGCTTCGGCCCTTGTCCCTTCCTCTGAGTGTGCCCCCCTCAGACTGCATGCCCCCTTGGGGCCTGGTCACTCTCAGCGTGGGCCTGTGAGGTTTCAGTGTGGCTCAGCTCTTCTGGCTTACTGGGGGCTTCTCGAAGGCAGGGTGGGACTGTCCTTCCCTCTGGGCCCTCACTGTCCCTGCTTGGGGCTCCATGAGTGTTTGTGGGCTCAGGAGAAGGAAGGGCAAgacgagggagagagaggggtgggaggcGGTGTCTGTGGGGTGCTGGGAATATGCCACCCGTCCGCGGCTGAGCTGTGGGCGGCCCAGGCCTGTGGCCCAGAGCTCTCATCCTTTTGTATCGGGGTCTGCAGGCACCCAGACCCCCTCCTCAGCCTGCTCCTTGTTTACCTTCTCTTTGCAGGGCAAGGATCCACTTCCTTCTCCAGCTACTGACAGACCATGTCCCGGGCGTTGGCCTGGTCGCGAGTAAGTGTGGGATGGTGGGATGGTGATGACTGGGTATCACAGATCTAGTGAGTGGCCCCGCATCCCTGACTGTTTTCTCTGTATCTCCTTGCAATCTGATACttgacaggagagagagagcccagaggTCGGATTGGGTGGCTGACAGCTCCTGGGTGTGGGCCAGGCTGGCCTGTAGAGCCTCAGGGGTGGCTGGAAGAGGGCGTCCTGTCGTGGGAGGAGCGTCAGGCCACATTGGGCTGTCAGCCTTAGTCCTGCCTCAGCATCCTGGAGCGATATGACACTGGCTTCTCTGAGTGGGGATTATATGGCCGGGCTGAAGGCCACTAGACTGGAGCTCGTACCTCAGCAGACGGGCTGTCGCCATCCATAGCTGGACAAGCCATATGGCTTCTCTGAGCCTGAGAATCTTTGTTAAGGGGGACGGGGGTCACCGCGATGCTGCCTCCCTATGGGCTGACAGGTGGGAGAGTCAGTTGGGCTCCTGGCTGGGCAGCTGTGGGCAGCTGCATTGGGGCAGCAGTGGCCGAGACAGGCCTCAGGTAGAGCAGAGTCAGGCTGGAGTCTGGCTCTCAGCCCCGAACTCTCTCTCATTGCAGGGCCGCTCATGGATTACTTGCCCACctggcagaaaatttatttctacaGTTGGGGCTGACACACCCCGGGAGCGGGtgcagggaggggcggggtggcGCGCCCTgctgttgggggcagggggtgcctcGGCCCTTCAGTCCCCCTGGGCCCCTCTGCTATAATAAAACTGACTCCGGCGGTGTCCGAGCATGTGGCCTCTTCATGCCCATTGCCCAGGGCACCTGGCACTCCCACGTGGCCAGGCCCGGCTCACCGCCCGGCCACCAGGGCACCCCCCTAACATCCTCTCAACCCTTCCCTCTTCGGTGATGGAGCCGCTGCAGCCCGTACCTCATCACCGGGCCGAGAAGCCTCTGCTGGGACTGGGCCCCGCTCTCCTCCGGCCACAGAAAGCTGGGGTTTAGCCCCATCACGTATAGGGAGCCGCTTGCTGGCAGCTGCAGAAGTCAACTCCGCTTCCCTGTCACCGGTCCGTGTTGACAACACACAAGGCCGAACCTGGGCGGTGGATGACATCGGCCCGCGTGTCTTCTGGCCAGAGCCTCTGTGTGTCCCTTCCCCGCAGGGCCGTGTTGCTCCCGCTGCCCTTGGCGGTGGCCGcctgtcagcctctgtgctggagcctgacAAGTGGTGGGCCCGGCTTGCCGCAGAGGGGTACCTCAAGCCCTGAACCCCCAGTTGGCGGCAGCGGGCTTCTCCCATAGGCAAAGTAGGTCAGCCGCCAGCCGGCACTGGGGCTGATGCTGGGAGCCTGAGAGGCTCTGGGGGAAAGCCGGGTTCGGGTTAAGGGGGTGTGAGCTGGGGTCTCCTCACACTCTCCCTGCCAGCTCCCTCCGGGCCGAGTTTCCCAGGCCCACACTCGCTGCTGGAGAGGGTGCAGGGACCCAGACTGAGCGACTGAAGCCTGGTCTTTGTGCGTGTTCCgtccccagcctcagcctccGCTCCCGTCCCCTTTGCCCTGTGAACGGACCATACCCTCCTGCCGATTTCTAGCCAGATGAGCGGCCCTTTAAGTTCTGAAGGTTCCATCTGCACCAGTGTCCGCCCTGCCTCACCTCCTCTGACACCCTGGGGGGAGCCACTGTAGGAGGGGCCAGCctgcctctgctcccccccccacccccccagatgCTTCTGGGAAAGGCACACCCGGGTCCTGGGCTGGAAAGCGAAGGGACCAGTCTTCAGGTAGTCACAGCTTGAGGCCCTCGACCTCGTGTTGCGTAGAATGACTGTGGCCGGGCACTTGCCCTGTAGCGGCCCTGGGCCTGGTGCTCTGCATTCCGCAGGGAGTAAGTACAGGTCTCCTTGTCGGCCGGCTCTCAAGGACCGGCGGAGACACGTGTAAGTGCATGCGGCGTGCCAGGATAGGTGGGCGTGTGGACGTGCGAGTCTAGGTCGTGAGAGTCTAGGTCAGAGGTGGGCGAGTGGGGGATGCTTGCTGCCTAGACTGGCGCCTGCGGAGAGCGATTGGTCGAGGAAGCCCCCCTTCAAGCAGGCTTTCAAAGCGGTAACACGTCACAGTCACAGCCGTGTGAGCCGCTGCTGGGGTGGAAGGGACAGGAGGGCGGGAGCAGAAGGGATGAGTGGGAGGGGAAAGGCAGGGCCAAATCCAACAAGCCATCGCAGGCCGGGTGAGAAGCTCGGACCTGCCTccggaaggcggggggggggggggggggggggggggggggagggggggggggaaggggccaCTCTGAACCTCAtcctgggggcaccagggtggctcagttggttgagcgaccaacttcggctccggtcatgatcttgcggtttgggagtcaagccccgcgtcaggctcactactgtcagtgTGGGCCCACTTCTGATCCCCCgttgccaccccccaccccgctctctctcaacaataaactttttttttttttttttaagtttacatatatggagagagaggacctgtaggggaggggcagagagagggggacagagtctgaagcaggccccgcgctgacagcagagagaccgacacggggctcaaactcacgaaccgtgagatggtgaactgggccgaagttggacgcttcgctgacttgagccacccaggaaccccaaaaaagaaacattaaagaaacccCGAACAGACCCAGTGGCCTGGTGCAGGGGTGCTGGTGGCAGACCGTGCTGGAGGGGGAGCACGGTGACCCTGGCGGCAGAATGGGGCCGGACTAAGGTCGTGGCAGGGCGATGGCAGGGTGTAGGTGGAACCCAGGCATGCCTTGGGACCCGTTGTGGATAGAGGGGAAGACTAGCATCTCAGAGGCAAGGAGGGTGCGCGACGAGGGACTGAGTTGGGCAGTGTCCAGAACCCGTGGTTCCCAGCGGTGGCGAACTGTGGTGAGGACGGAGGGTCCCGGCACAGGTTTGTGAGGGACAGTTGTGTGCAAGATGCGGAAAGGGAGATGACCACGGGGAGCTTAGTGTGTGGGCTCAGCACACGAGGACAGTCTGGACTGAGACACCAGGGCTTGTCAGCCTTGGGGCACTGAGGACCAGGAGCCCGGGCcgtccctctctgggccttgggcaCCTTGGCAGTTACCAGGGTGGGGCTGGACCCCCAGTAGGTCGCCGTCTTAGAAGCCGCCGTGTTTCCAAagtgcagagccccactcggCCCTCGGGGTCTGATTCCACGGGTCTGGAGTGGGGCCGAGGGTCTCGTGTTTAAAGTCTCTGAGATTCCGAAGTGAGCCGGGTCTGCGTGGCACTAATGGGGCTGAGCGGGAGTCAAAGAAAgggccccacagcgggctctcaGCCTGAGAAGAGCCTGTCTGCATGCTGTCACGCTGCATTGGttcattcaacacatttattGAACGTCCGCCGGTGGTGGTTGGGGGTCCTGCAGCGAACAAAACCAGCTCCTACCCTTGGCAAGCTTCCGCTCCGGGGCGCAGGTGGCAGGCTTTGCCACCAAACTTGGACCCTCCCTGCCCGGCCTCGGGAGCGGTGGCAGGACCCGTGGAGCCCTGGGTCCACGGCACTGGAAGCTTTGGGGAACAGTGGGGAGGTCCCTCGGAGCGGGCTCACTGCCAGTGGCATCTCTGAGCAGGTCGAGCGGCCTGCTCTGGCTGGCAGGACAGTCCTGGCATCGCTGAGGGAGAGCAGGTGGGGACGGCTGGGGCTCTGCGTGACCTCCCCGTGTGCCACATGTTGGGCACATACGTATGTAcacctcacagatgaggaaactgaggcccgcgAATGTGACATGTCCACCTACCTAGCAAGAGGCAAGGCTGGGGTTTGAACCGAGATCAGACTCCAAAGGTTTGTGCCCTGAACTCTTGGGCAGTGACACCGAGCCCTGGAACTAATGCCCTTTGTGAGGTGGCCCTGGGAGTTGGCAGTGGTTCCgtcctgctgggggaggggcaggcagaagCCAGGGTCAGGGACCTGAGGAGATGGTTCTCGCCATGCTGGGGGCTCTGTACCCCAGGGCCGGGCTGAGCCTCTTCCTCCTGGACCTCGTCTTGGCAGCCGCACTCCTCGGCCCCCAGCCACCGAGGTATCTCCCGGGGTCAAAGGGTCGGGGGTCCACAGGGCCGGGGGCCTGGAAGGTGGGTGGCTCTGCCatgctgcctccctctcccctcccctgaggaCAGGCTGGTGCCATTATGCTGGGCGTCGAGGCTCACCCTGTCCCCTACCCTGGGCCTTGACAGGGGAGGTGGTAGTGGCCTTTAGGGCCAGCGCTGAGCACCCCAACATCTCCCACAGGCCTCAGCGATCTGTTCCTGAAGAATTTTCAGGCCCTCTAGAACTCTCGCAGCCATTTTCCGGCCTGGTGGATGGTAGTATCTttcagccctgccctgcccctcccctccccccccccccccacgcggGACACATGCCCTAGGGGAGGGGCACCCGGGTCCCTCCTCTAGGTCCTCTCATCCCGAACAGCTCTgttccggggcggggggggggggtggggggacttcaGTGGAGTCCTCCTACCACGCACACCCTCTTTTCTCAGACTATGGGATTCGACCCAAGCACCCCTGGCCACGAGGGCCTCGACCCCTGCTCTCCCAGGCCCAGCAGCGCAAGCGGGACGGGCCAGCCATGGCAGAGTATTACTACGACGCACACCTGTGACGGGAGCCCCTTATAAAGCTATTCTGGGCAGCAAAGGCTCGGCCTTTCCTGGGATGGACACCACCTGGGCGCGGGAGGGGCCCAGGCAGACACACCCACTGCGGTCCAGACAGGAAATGGCACTTTAATAGTTGTGGCCAGGGTGACGGGACCAAGGTGGGGCTACAGCTGGGGCAGCCAAGAGGCCCCGGCTGGCCCGGGCCGGTCCAGAAGCCTCCTCTTCCTGCTGGGACGGGGCCCCGCTGcagctctctccttccctggtGAGGTCCCACACGTGCCAGGGGCCAGCATGACAGCCACCCGGAGGCCACACAAGTGACGGAGCTGGGAACAGggactgcaccccccccccccccccccccgctgccgtTTCCTTACTGCGAAGTCCTCGGGAGGTGGTTGGGCTCAGCCTGAGCTCAGGGCCTTCGGTTGGGGCTGGGAGTTGGGGACGGGACGGGGCGGGCACCAGCAGGTGGCACGTGGGCTTTGTCGAGGCAGGAGTCACGGCCAGGG is a genomic window of Acinonyx jubatus isolate Ajub_Pintada_27869175 chromosome D1, VMU_Ajub_asm_v1.0, whole genome shotgun sequence containing:
- the FREY1 gene encoding protein Frey 1, encoding MVLAMLGALYPRAGLSLFLLDLVLAAALLGPQPPRPQRSVPEEFSGPLELSQPFSGLVDDYGIRPKHPWPRGPRPLLSQAQQRKRDGPAMAEYYYDAHL